TCACAGGGGACTATTTTGTTGACGCAATTTGAACCAAccctagcggggactatcctgttcacgacgactattctgcatgttcacactagccatatgcatagtgttcatggcgactatcctgttcacaggcgacatataatcctgttcacaggtgactatcctgttcacgtgaacaggatagtccccggtgaacagaatagtccctactatagcggggactatcctgttcactaTAGTGGggctatcctgttcacaggcgactatcttGTTTACAGGCGAATGtcctgttcacgacgactattctgcatgttcacactagccatatgcatacagtgttcatggcgactatcctgttcacaggcgactgtcctgttcacggcgactattttgttcacggcGACCGCGGccatcttgttcacaggcgactacaCGTATTCTGTTCACAGTGACTGTTCTAGCGACTGTTCTGTTCACAGCGACTAGTCTGTTTACAGCTACTACAATTAGCATATTCTGACATAATTCTGTTCACGGTCGACTATTCTTTTACGTGAACAGAAAAGACCCCTGTTAGCAGGATAGTCCACTAGAGTGGGGACCATTCTGTTCACGGCTACCATTCTGTTCACGGTtactattctgttcacagcGACTCTAAATTCGCGATCGATCGTTCGGCTCGCTTCTCCGTGCAGCGCTCGCGCGTCACATGACTTAGGCTGTCTAGTGCATGCTTCTCCGTCAATTTCTCACATCAAAGGTTCATTTACAACAATTATTTGAATTACATCAACGGTAACTTTACAAAaacatttattgtttgtttatccaaTCTTTATTTATAGTCTATCTAATTCAACAAAAAATCTGTCTAGTCTcaaaaccaattaattaacggtGCACAATTTCAAATAAAACTTGTGCACTATATGTTATTGTAGCTGTAAATAACTACTCATTATCTACTTTGATACATCTGTTAAGTTAAAACATAAAAGTATAGTTGAGTCAGTCTTCCCATCTAGAGACGTCCAACAGGAATTGTAGGCAATGACCTGGGGGCAGTTATGACATCAGTTTTTGAAAAAATGTTTAGGTCGGTCGACATAAAGTCATGAGGGTCCAATCTGTTTATCAGACTGTCTCTGGCCTTTTGAAACATTAGTTGGCATATGCCTGCATTCATGAAGGGCAATCTGTTGGTCTTGTAGCTGGCCGATTGCCTCTTCAATTGATGAGTCGTCATCGACGTGATATTGGTTCTGGATCAGTACGGATTGCAAGATCTTTCCTAGCTCTTCCCTAGAGTAGTCGGGAAAGTTTAGGACCAACGGAATACGCCTGTAAAGACCTGCATTGGAATCAATAAATTGTTGCATCTCTTTAGGATAGACGGCGAAGATCATGACAGGATCGTGAATCTCCATCTCTCTCATCAGTTCTTCTACAGCACACTGTCCGTAATCTTTTGTGCTGTCTCCTGGAGTTAGTCTGTAGGCTTCGTCGACAAACAAAACGCCACCCTTGCTCTTTTCAATAACTGATCTTGTCACTTTTTCCGTTTGCCCTACGTACTGACCCATTAAGTCTGACCTCTGCACTTCCGTTAGCTTGGACGACTTCGTTAACCCAAGTAAATGCAGAATCTCAGTCATTTAACACTTACATCAATTATAATTCAcggtttaattaacaaaacctACAAACGTACCGGCCATCATTCGTGCTACAGTGGTCTTTCCCGTTCCTGGATTTCCAATGAATGCCATGTGTGGTGGCGGGTCAGGCACGACTGCTATCCCCCTGGCGGTTCTGGCTTTGGCATAGACAACCCGCTTTGCAAAAGATTCGATCTCTTGTCGTAGACTCGGCATGCCAACAATAAATGTAACTttggaggagggagggagggagggagggagggagagagagagagagagagagagagagagagagagagacccGGATATGGAATGTATGGTTGTGATTTAGTCGTTCTGTTAGCCAGATACTCAATAGTCATGATGAAGAATGATGGTAAGATCTGATTCAATTTCGAAATGTCTTCTGGTGTGGAGATGGCTTCGTCTGAATTCGAAATCGCCTGTCCAGTGGCTAACTGCACCGTTGGTCGTTACAACCGCGGTAGCAGATATCGCGTATTTGATCATATCCGAAGCAACCACACTCTTGATGAAATCCCAAGTGATTTTCTCATTAGTCACTCGTTGGAACCTTGTGTCTATTGCCAAAAACCGTTTGTGGGTTCTTCGCTGGATCGACACATGAGACGATGCGTAATGAGAAAACAAGAAGCGAAGGAAACAATTTCAACAACATCAGCGTCCTTACATATGTTTGTCAATCGTTCGGTCGACATCGAAGCTAAGGAGACGGTTGATAATTACGATATTCCAATTCAAATTGGTCACCATTCGTTCTTTGGTTATCCGTCACGTGATTCAAGCGGTGTGTCTGGGTTCCCGAGGCTAGACACATATAGCGACCGTGAAATCCTCTACTCCGTAGATACTGAGTGGATTACAAAATCGATCATTGTTTCTGTAAAAATGTTACTCCACGTTACCAAGATGTTTTTCGAGAATGCTGTGTTATGGCCATGTCAAGAATACTAGACAACAAGACTGATGAAGCTGCTTGGAAACTCTTTTTCTTGATCCCCAGATTTCTTCTTCAACCGATCCACAGAGGAGAGAAGTCGGGGAAAAAGAAATTGGAACGACGTTTTAAGCTaatcaaaaatgaaaaatggtCTGAATTGTATGAGTCAACACAGCCAAAATCACAGACAGCCAAATCATTAGATCGTCCCAATGAGATGAAAAATAATCTTCCAGCTAATTTGGTGTCTGCTGCTAGGAACAAAGTAAAAGCTGGTGAGATTTCAAGGGCAGTCAATTTGTTGACATCATCTGGACTGGCCCCAGACACAAAAGATACGTTGGAGCAACTCTAGAAATTACATCCCTTGTCATTATCCAATTGACCTTGGTTCGCTGAGTCATTGCAACAGTATTGAGCCTCTACAAATATCTCAGTcattacttattaattaatttaaaacactatcattaattaactaaaatcatttcttaatttttatatcaCTATACGTGTTTAACTATATTACCCGTaatgttttgttgatttgcaaATTAAGAGCATTTTCAAACTCCTTCAATGCATTCTCCATAGAAGCTGGTAGAGGATCCAAAGGTTCCGGGACGTAACGTACGGGACATGATCCTGCAGGCTCTCGAACAGTCAAATCTAAGAACTACAAAAACATTTGCAAGTTGAGAATTGCAGCTTTCCTCGTGCGTGCAGAACAACAGTGGAGTCTCTCCGGCGTGAACATGCAAGCGATGTATTTCATcacgcgcatgcgcatgcattGAAAATACGTTGGCTTACTTTTTCTGAATTAATTGCGGTTTGTTGGTTGAGATGCAGAAGGATGGTAATGACGAACAAACGAGATAGCAGATATCGACTTGTCATGATTGTGCGCAAGGCAGAGCCTCGCGGTCCCGCACATCTGTTAGGTAAGCAATAAATTTAATAgcatattattaattttatttttctaaAATCGTCAGCTATTAAAGCATTATTTATCTATCTggtaaataattaaatattattattttaactTTTAACCACCATGTTAAGTAGTGAAAGGCGTGTCtaataagtcacgtgacagagCCGAGCGGGACTCTGCGCAAGTGCATAagtcgagtgtccagccggtctaGTCATGTCCAGCCTGTCGGGTCCTGGACTATACGTTGGCTACTACGAGGCAGTTCGAGGCAGTTAGTACTAGTAGAAACAGGAAATAACAAATTACTTGCACAGGCACTGCTAAAAACGCTCACAAACGTATCTACATCTGTCAGTCCAACTGCAACCTTCATGATGGCAACCGACGCGGAGAATCCAAGGGAGAGCGAGAATTTACTCGAACGTAAACGTGTAGATGAAATGAACGACAGCGAATTGTCTGACTATTTGATGGACAAAGGCGGCATCTCACGGACAGAAGTGGAAGCAATACAAAGTGAGTAGATGTCTATCTCTCAGCATGACACGTTGTCACCTAATTATGCTACAATGTCATGCAACTGTTGATTGCAGACAAGCATCATTTGAACGGAGAGGCGTTCATCGATTTGTCGGAAGAAGAAGTTGCCGAGCTGACCGAATCGATTGGATTGAGACACAAACTGTTGGCACAAATTACCGATGCAAGAGAGAAAGAGATTGTGAGTGTCATTGGGTGTGTACTAGCCAGTAGACTGAGTTGTAAGATGCATGTAAAGACTACGTACATCTTGATACCGAAGCCGAGGATTTGGGACATTGTACAAGCCGGTTCTGACCACTTTTGGGAACTCACATCATTAGACTCCTCCCCCATTGGACCCTCCTCCATGATTAGTAGACTTCTCCCATTTTGTCTACTGCTGCACGCTCTGACTGTGGTTGAAATATTCTATTCTAGTATAGTTAATTTTAAGAAGTTAAGAAAAATAGCCGTGCGGAGAGAAGATGTGGGAAACACACAATCAATAGAAAAAAGACTCATGCAGCAAGTAACGTGTGATATCCGGGGCGGGGTCACTGCACTACTACACTACATCTTCCTGCAATTAGACTCCTTtttgttatgttgttgttcTATGCATGCAGGCTGCATGAGTTTGTTTGCGTTTTGTGGTGTGCATGTTGGTGACACTCCATAGTTATAGTGGAACCGATCACGAGCTTGtgaaacgtgtgtgtgtgtgtgtgtgtgtgtgtgtgtgtgtgtgtgtgtgtgtgtgtgtgtgtgtgtgtgtgtgtgtgtgtgtgtgtgtgagcatatACTCATAACACAGTTACATACTACAGTGTCACATAGTTTATATAATATTGTCTTGTTATAGGATTACCTCAAAAACAGAACAAAAAAACACGACAAATCAACAGACGAAGTATGCAATCATTTAGTCCCAACTAATTTTCCTATGTCCCAACTTTCTATTTCATTTTATCTAGACACTAAAGACTAAAATGACTAGCTTACAAAGCCTCGTCAATGCCACAGCATTTCCTCAAAATTTGGCTCTTCTAATGGCCACTATCAGTGACGGAGATACCAAACAATTTTATGTTATCACTCTCTGTTTACTACTGATTGCCATAAGCCTGCAAGCAGTACTAGCAGTAATGACTGTATTGCTACCAAGCACATCATCATCGAATACAAGTCCGAGAAATACAAAGCAAAAAATTGCTCTGCTATCTCAGCGGTTTGTCATCGTGCTTCTGATCATGGTCAACTTTGTTGCCGATGCATTCTTTATCGCACAAAGAAGGACTACACCTGAGAGTTCTGCAACCAGCAATGGTAGTACTAGTATGACATAGTAAGAGTCCATAGACTCAGACAGTTATATTGTATAGTGAAGACACAGGAGCACAGATTGTTTTACTACAAATGACATTTCATTAGCTGCATGGCCACAAgcacatcatcatcaactaGTAAATTTAgattttgaattttttgttGAGAACTTGTTTTGTGATATTAATTAGAGAGTTTTGTGACTATGAAATACAGTGAACCTAGCAGCTGtccaatttatatataattaaatgttATAAACTACCAGCGCATGCAGTCAAGAGAAAcagtaaataaaaattatgaCCGAATTCTTACAAAAGCAATTAAACAAACCTGCTCTAGAAACGCTCACATCCACAGATCTGTCAGTCCAACTGCAACCTTCATGATGGCAGCTGTAGCCCCATTCAATCCTAACGAAAGTAAACGCGTAGATGAAATGAACGACAGCGAACTGTCTGACTATTTGGTGGACAAAGACAGAATCCTACACACAGACGTGAATCAATACAGAGTGGGTCACATGGCAACTCTagatacagacatgggcatagttatggagccacccccaTATCTGCTGAGGCCTGAAAATCAACAGAACgttgcagatttatgaatatacatGCTGACCCACTGATTCTACAtgaaatcatgctatttgggtatttatattgttctgattggaaGCTTTGACAGCCTgtagcaacaaaaagattaagagaatgaccagactaaccaccacCGCCGTTatgcattaccatgtccaaatcgttcatgttgtgacgtcacataagCAGATGAGAATAAACTAACAATATGTAAATAAACTCAAACGTATAGTCTCTATTTAAATCTTTGACTACACGTACGTCTTCTAAAgtcattttattttttagaaaCTTTTGAAAATGATTTTGATTATCAACTTTCAAATTTGTTCGTtcaactgacagcaagaagcagtcaggtatcggttttttgcaaggtcggtttttgCACGCGCGGtgttttgcaaggtcggttttcTGCACGCACGGtgttttgcaaggtcggttttttgcacGCACGGtgttttgcaaggtcggttttttgcacGCGCGGtgttttgcaaggtcggttttttgcacGCATGGtgttttgcaaggtcggttttttgcacGCACGGtgttttgcaaggtcggtgTTGcatagggacactccaaggATGGAGCGGAGGCTTCTCA
The DNA window shown above is from Corticium candelabrum chromosome 13, ooCorCand1.1, whole genome shotgun sequence and carries:
- the LOC134188775 gene encoding uncharacterized protein LOC134188775, which encodes MMATDAENPRESENLLERKRVDEMNDSELSDYLMDKGGISRTEVEAIQNKHHLNGEAFIDLSEEEVAELTESIGLRHKLLAQITDAREKEIDYLKNRTKKHDKSTDETLKTKMTSLQSLVNATAFPQNLALLMATISDGDTKQFYVITLCLLLIAISLQAVLAVMTVLLPSTSSSNTSPRNTKQKIALLSQRFVIVLLIMVNFVADAFFIAQRRTTPESSATSNGSTSMT
- the LOC134188776 gene encoding uncharacterized protein LOC134188776, translating into MTSRYLLSRLFVITILLHLNQQTAINSEKFLDLTVREPAGSCPVRYVPEPLDPLPASMENALKEFENALNLQINKTLRQPHFRQIDERLSVQMMPVCNQQLHDIDDEGMPSLSTK
- the LOC134189132 gene encoding protein CbxX, plasmid-like — its product is MTEILHLLGLTKSSKLTEVQRSDLMGQYVGQTEKVTRSVIEKSKGGVLFVDEAYRLTPGDSTKDYGQCAVEELMREMEIHDPVMIFAVYPKEMQQFIDSNAGLYRRIPLVLNFPDYSREELGKILQSVLIQNQYHVDDDSSIEEAIGQLQDQQIALHECRHMPTNVSKGQRQSDKQIGPS